A portion of the Acidisarcina polymorpha genome contains these proteins:
- a CDS encoding galactokinase family protein: protein MGSWEEPPGALLAVKSFFESAGPVFVARAPGRLDVMGGNVDYTGGLVLQSLLREAVWVAAQTRSDGRVRLFNPGATSYGWDSSFECLQTETVDAEQIRVLCTRQESSRWAAFALGALHYLGRFHGACISGMDLFFASDLPPNRGVSSSAALAVATLKAASGAYGISLHGIALATAAQWVENVIAGAACGIMDQAAIVLGRSNHLLPLLCQPCDPRPPLALPPEIALWGIDSMAPRATTGTAYEVARAAAFIAYKLICRWEGFAVIPDASSAIPRWTDARWSGYLSSLAPSEFRARYERRLPEVLCGGDALALIGEHADPFTAIHPELEYPIRGAAQYAVDENFRVQTLYAIFQDGNWSRSESTVRLAGEILCQSHYAYSECGLASPACDDLVARALAAGFPGAKMTGGGGGGVVAVLGHRHDHAAVERLAREYGAPREAVPHLFEGSSPGADTYGVRRQLLSLDRLS, encoded by the coding sequence ATGGGAAGTTGGGAAGAACCGCCGGGCGCGCTGCTTGCCGTGAAGAGCTTTTTCGAGTCTGCCGGGCCGGTCTTCGTGGCTCGCGCCCCGGGCCGGCTTGACGTCATGGGTGGCAATGTCGATTACACCGGCGGCCTGGTGCTGCAATCGCTGCTCCGCGAGGCCGTCTGGGTTGCCGCTCAGACCCGCAGTGACGGCCGCGTGCGCCTGTTCAATCCAGGGGCGACAAGCTACGGATGGGATTCGAGCTTTGAGTGCTTGCAAACCGAGACTGTCGACGCAGAGCAGATCCGGGTGCTCTGTACACGGCAGGAAAGCTCACGCTGGGCGGCTTTCGCGCTGGGAGCGCTGCATTACCTCGGCCGCTTTCACGGCGCTTGCATTTCAGGCATGGACCTCTTCTTCGCCTCCGATCTGCCGCCGAACCGGGGGGTTAGCTCCTCGGCGGCGCTGGCGGTCGCGACACTCAAAGCAGCCTCGGGCGCCTACGGGATTTCGCTCCATGGGATCGCGCTCGCCACGGCGGCGCAATGGGTGGAAAATGTGATCGCCGGCGCAGCCTGCGGCATCATGGACCAGGCTGCCATCGTGCTGGGGCGCAGCAATCACCTGCTTCCCCTGCTTTGCCAGCCCTGTGATCCCAGGCCGCCGCTCGCACTGCCACCGGAGATCGCGCTGTGGGGGATCGACTCGATGGCGCCTCGTGCAACCACCGGAACCGCCTACGAAGTCGCACGCGCAGCCGCCTTTATCGCCTATAAGCTGATCTGCAGATGGGAAGGCTTTGCCGTTATTCCTGATGCCAGCTCTGCGATTCCGCGATGGACAGATGCCCGCTGGTCGGGCTATCTCTCCAGCCTGGCGCCCTCCGAATTCCGTGCTCGATATGAACGCCGCCTACCCGAAGTGCTGTGTGGCGGCGACGCGCTCGCCCTTATCGGCGAACATGCCGATCCCTTTACGGCGATCCATCCTGAATTGGAATACCCCATCCGCGGTGCGGCACAATATGCGGTCGACGAGAACTTCCGCGTCCAAACGCTCTATGCGATCTTCCAAGATGGAAATTGGAGTCGCTCTGAAAGCACCGTACGTCTCGCTGGCGAAATCCTCTGCCAGTCGCATTACGCCTATTCCGAGTGCGGGCTAGCTTCTCCTGCCTGCGATGACCTGGTTGCGCGCGCGCTGGCTGCGGGTTTTCCCGGCGCCAAGATGACGGGTGGCGGTGGCGGCGGAGTGGTTGCCGTGCTCGGCCATCGTCACGATCACGCCGCCGTCGAGAGGCTTGCCCGGGAATACGGTGCCCCCCGAGAAGCCGTCCCGCATCTGTTCGAGGGCAGCTCTCCCGGTGCCGACACATACGGCGTCCGGCGGCAACTGCTCTCCCTTGATCGGCTTTCCTGA
- a CDS encoding NADPH-dependent F420 reductase, whose product MKIGVIGAGHIGSVLAKQFRSAGHTVVIANSRGPETLSDLARATGATAVYIQEAADGVDCMVVTIPMKNVPSLPRNLLARLPAGSPVIDTGNYYPLRDGSITEIDDGMVESEWTSRILRHPVIKAFNNITAYSLANNKRLKGSYDRIALPVSGDDVRSKQVVLNLVDQIGFDPYDAGTLAESWRYQPGTPAYCPDPTLKQLPKLLQKANRAKAPKNRDQAAKMMAKVPNIPPAELVRLARLSAGLDTLKPRTWLAVLRLGFAMLGAPGR is encoded by the coding sequence ATGAAGATCGGGGTCATCGGAGCCGGCCACATTGGATCGGTGCTGGCAAAGCAGTTTCGCAGCGCGGGACATACCGTCGTTATCGCAAACTCAAGAGGGCCAGAAACGCTCTCCGATCTGGCCAGGGCGACTGGTGCCACCGCTGTCTATATTCAAGAAGCAGCGGACGGAGTGGATTGCATGGTGGTCACCATCCCGATGAAGAATGTGCCCTCTCTTCCCAGAAATCTGCTGGCTCGCCTGCCCGCAGGCTCGCCGGTGATCGACACGGGTAACTACTACCCACTGCGGGATGGAAGCATCACAGAAATTGATGACGGAATGGTCGAGAGTGAATGGACCAGCCGCATCCTGCGGCATCCAGTGATAAAAGCGTTCAATAACATCACGGCCTATAGCCTCGCGAACAACAAGCGTTTAAAGGGATCATACGACCGCATCGCGCTTCCGGTATCAGGAGACGACGTCCGCTCGAAGCAGGTGGTACTCAACTTAGTGGATCAAATCGGCTTTGATCCCTATGATGCAGGCACACTCGCTGAGTCCTGGCGCTACCAACCTGGCACTCCCGCATACTGCCCCGACCCGACACTCAAACAGCTGCCAAAGCTATTGCAGAAAGCAAACCGAGCCAAAGCGCCAAAGAACCGAGATCAGGCAGCGAAGATGATGGCGAAAGTTCCCAACATCCCCCCGGCGGAACTAGTGCGTCTAGCCCGGCTTTCTGCAGGACTCGATACCTTAAAGCCCAGGACGTGGCTTGCTGTTCTTCGTCTGGGGTTTGCCATGCTTGGCGCCCCGGGTCGCTGA
- a CDS encoding ArdC-like ssDNA-binding domain-containing protein, with protein sequence MLWSSEYSSPFWLTFKQAQALKGIVHA encoded by the coding sequence TTGCTTTGGTCGAGTGAATATAGCTCCCCGTTCTGGCTTACCTTCAAGCAGGCGCAGGCATTGAAAGGCATCGTCCACGCTTGA
- a CDS encoding TetR/AcrR family transcriptional regulator gives MVERTPKATMVAEKDRAIVRAAHKHFLSHGFAGASMDAIATSAGVSVKTIYSHFEDKEVLFSHVMVSACTDHLLSEKLPSDEALADRFPWFAQATQSGLTEAGRTYLGHLLSAEQLALYRVVTQDSARFPELGRQYQKNFAKGRTAILVAYLKGVAQKRKWTRRDPIKDAALYEALLRTGIFEEALHGLLTVTEDVIDDRARSASRKMWKFFSVDCK, from the coding sequence TTGGTCGAACGTACGCCTAAAGCAACCATGGTTGCAGAGAAAGACCGTGCGATTGTTCGGGCTGCGCACAAACATTTTCTCAGTCATGGGTTCGCTGGCGCTTCGATGGATGCTATCGCAACCTCGGCAGGAGTGTCCGTCAAGACGATCTACAGCCATTTCGAAGATAAGGAAGTTCTCTTCAGCCACGTGATGGTTTCAGCTTGCACTGATCACTTGCTCTCGGAAAAACTTCCATCCGACGAGGCACTTGCAGATCGGTTTCCATGGTTCGCCCAGGCGACGCAGAGCGGCTTGACGGAAGCCGGTCGAACATATCTCGGTCATCTGCTTTCAGCAGAACAGCTGGCCCTCTACCGTGTGGTGACGCAGGATAGCGCCCGCTTCCCTGAGCTGGGACGTCAGTATCAAAAGAACTTCGCGAAGGGTAGAACCGCTATCCTGGTTGCCTATCTCAAAGGTGTCGCCCAAAAACGGAAGTGGACGAGGCGAGATCCGATAAAGGATGCGGCACTTTATGAAGCCTTGCTGCGCACGGGGATCTTCGAAGAGGCACTTCACGGTCTGCTGACCGTAACGGAGGATGTGATCGACGACCGTGCACGTTCAGCTTCAAGGAAGATGTGGAAGTTTTTTTCTGTAGATTGCAAATAA
- a CDS encoding GAF domain-containing protein, protein MIALDQVTQTWQWNIERIRAKDCSDNVVDLMAGKILRLSARTQDVLKEFACLGSVVNLPILALARGETEEEIDTALNEAVRAGLVFHEERSFRFLHDRIQQTAYSLVPEEQRAQVHLRIGRALLSGLKEDQLAEHLFDVANQLNRAATGLMELDERTRVASINLRVGRKASAAAAYASARTYFSAGMTMLQEQDWATHYALMFDLRLECARAEFLSGNVEQCEQLIEELLPRATSKVDQAAVYCLSIESCTQKSENDQAVASARACLRLFDIDLPVDPGWETVQAEYDSISQSLAGRPPESLVDQPLMIDHEIEAAIQVLSTVVPAAFITDSRLWCILVSRMVRIGIQHGTCGAAAHAYGDWGCVLGHVLQRYSEADSFGKLACELIEKYGFVAHRAHVYYATANIAIFAHPVTTAIDRFRMTVRAGIEAGDLAFASYGKHQIVTALLLQNNPLDEVWQESEAAVQFVREAKYNNILDIIWSQQHFIATMQGETTSFSSYNQVRLDEAEFKSQLSDTQMPLMICWYWILELKSRFLLGDYAEALDAAEKAQPLLSASAAHIQLLDYFFYYALTVAAGYENAPADRQEPWRQLLSMHLEQLRLWAEINPSTFADKHALVSAEIARLEGRDADAMRLYERAIHLAREHSFVQNEGLAHEVAARYYSTLSIDRVARAYRLNARNGYERWGAFAKVKKLDELYPDLSEEQRVPLSSLSTIGAPVGQLDLETVIKASQALSGEIMLPRLVERLMQCTVELAGAEKGLLVLVRRGESQIEAEAATVEDGVQVTFRQTAITPHDLPESMLQYVVRTRECVVIDDASIRNLYSEDEYMKKPLRSILCIPIIKQSKFTGALYLENNLTPGAFTAARVAVLELLASQAAISLDNAILYSDLQRSEAILAQAQSISHTGSFCWCSDSGGAVFSEETYNIFELDRTVKPSFEVVSKRIFPDDIDFVRNVVQQATREKVSYEIEHRLDLPPKNCTSGSWSSLVM, encoded by the coding sequence TTGATCGCACTGGATCAAGTGACGCAGACCTGGCAATGGAACATAGAGCGTATTCGAGCCAAAGATTGTAGCGACAACGTGGTCGACCTTATGGCCGGGAAGATATTGCGGCTCTCGGCCCGCACCCAGGATGTTCTGAAGGAATTTGCATGCCTGGGCAGTGTCGTCAACCTTCCGATCCTGGCATTGGCGCGCGGCGAAACTGAAGAGGAGATTGATACCGCCCTCAATGAAGCTGTTCGCGCCGGGCTCGTTTTTCACGAAGAACGCAGCTTCAGGTTTCTGCATGACCGCATTCAACAGACGGCTTACAGTCTGGTTCCCGAAGAGCAACGTGCACAAGTTCACCTTCGCATTGGCCGTGCTCTGTTGTCGGGATTAAAAGAGGACCAACTCGCCGAGCACCTGTTCGATGTCGCCAACCAACTCAATCGCGCCGCCACAGGACTGATGGAACTCGACGAGAGGACACGAGTGGCATCGATCAACCTGCGTGTGGGGCGGAAGGCCAGCGCAGCAGCCGCCTATGCGTCAGCGCGCACGTATTTCTCGGCTGGCATGACGATGCTTCAAGAGCAGGATTGGGCAACTCACTACGCATTGATGTTCGACCTGCGGCTCGAATGCGCGCGGGCCGAATTCTTGAGCGGTAACGTCGAGCAATGTGAGCAACTCATTGAGGAGTTGTTGCCGCGCGCAACATCAAAGGTCGACCAGGCGGCTGTCTACTGTCTTAGTATCGAGTCCTGCACCCAGAAGTCGGAAAACGATCAGGCTGTTGCTAGCGCCAGAGCATGCCTGCGCCTGTTCGATATCGACCTGCCGGTGGATCCAGGCTGGGAGACCGTCCAGGCTGAGTACGATTCAATTTCGCAAAGCCTCGCGGGACGTCCTCCCGAGAGTTTAGTTGATCAACCGCTGATGATCGATCACGAGATAGAGGCTGCAATACAGGTGTTGTCGACAGTTGTTCCTGCAGCCTTTATTACCGATTCTCGGTTGTGGTGCATTCTGGTGAGCCGCATGGTGAGAATCGGCATCCAGCATGGGACGTGCGGCGCTGCCGCACATGCCTACGGCGATTGGGGATGTGTGCTCGGGCATGTCTTACAGCGTTATAGCGAAGCCGATAGCTTCGGCAAACTTGCCTGTGAACTTATCGAGAAATACGGATTTGTCGCGCATCGGGCACACGTTTATTATGCGACGGCGAATATCGCCATCTTTGCGCATCCTGTCACAACTGCAATAGATCGCTTCCGAATGACGGTGCGGGCGGGAATCGAGGCGGGCGATCTGGCCTTCGCCAGCTATGGCAAGCACCAAATCGTAACGGCTCTTCTCTTGCAAAATAATCCTCTCGACGAGGTTTGGCAAGAGTCGGAAGCTGCGGTGCAATTTGTCCGAGAAGCCAAGTACAACAATATCTTAGACATCATATGGAGCCAACAACACTTCATCGCTACTATGCAGGGCGAGACTACGAGCTTCTCCTCATACAACCAGGTACGCCTCGATGAGGCAGAGTTCAAGTCGCAGTTAAGCGACACTCAGATGCCCTTGATGATTTGCTGGTATTGGATTCTGGAGCTGAAATCGCGGTTTCTGTTAGGTGACTATGCTGAGGCTCTCGACGCAGCCGAGAAGGCACAACCCCTCCTCTCAGCCTCGGCCGCTCACATTCAGTTGCTCGACTATTTTTTCTACTATGCTCTTACGGTAGCTGCCGGCTATGAAAATGCGCCTGCCGATCGTCAGGAGCCTTGGCGCCAACTCCTATCGATGCACTTGGAACAACTGCGCCTGTGGGCTGAAATTAATCCATCGACATTTGCCGATAAGCACGCGCTTGTATCGGCGGAGATCGCTCGTCTCGAAGGGCGAGATGCTGATGCAATGCGTTTGTATGAACGGGCTATTCATCTGGCGCGTGAACACTCCTTCGTGCAAAACGAAGGTTTGGCTCATGAAGTGGCGGCCCGCTATTACTCGACGCTCAGCATCGACAGAGTCGCCCGTGCATACCGGCTCAACGCGCGGAATGGTTACGAACGCTGGGGTGCCTTCGCAAAGGTAAAAAAACTCGATGAACTCTATCCCGACCTGAGTGAGGAGCAACGTGTTCCGCTGTCTTCTCTCTCTACTATTGGCGCGCCGGTAGGCCAGTTGGATTTAGAGACTGTAATAAAGGCATCGCAGGCGCTCTCGGGTGAAATAATGCTTCCCCGACTAGTTGAGAGGCTCATGCAATGCACCGTTGAGCTCGCGGGAGCTGAGAAAGGGCTGCTTGTTCTCGTCCGCAGAGGCGAGTCACAAATCGAGGCGGAAGCTGCCACTGTTGAGGACGGTGTTCAGGTTACCTTTCGGCAAACAGCCATCACTCCACATGATCTCCCGGAATCCATGCTTCAGTACGTGGTCCGGACAAGGGAATGTGTCGTAATAGATGATGCCTCGATCCGGAATTTGTACTCTGAGGACGAGTACATGAAGAAGCCCCTCAGGTCCATTCTCTGCATTCCGATTATCAAACAATCGAAATTCACAGGCGCCCTCTATTTGGAGAACAACCTGACTCCGGGTGCTTTCACCGCTGCGCGGGTCGCCGTACTGGAATTACTTGCTTCGCAAGCTGCAATCTCACTGGATAATGCCATCCTCTATTCAGATCTGCAACGCAGCGAAGCAATTCTGGCTCAAGCCCAAAGTATCAGCCACACAGGAAGTTTTTGCTGGTGTTCCGACAGCGGAGGAGCTGTCTTTTCAGAAGAAACTTATAACATCTTCGAACTCGACCGAACCGTCAAACCATCATTCGAAGTGGTATCGAAGCGAATTTTTCCCGACGATATAGATTTTGTTCGGAATGTTGTTCAACAAGCGACCCGCGAAAAGGTCAGCTATGAGATTGAACATCGCCTTGACCTGCCCCCAAAAAACTGTACCAGTGGTAGCTGGAGTTCTCTCGTAATGTAG
- a CDS encoding glycerophosphodiester phosphodiesterase encodes MRQTLLSLLLASSMATGVALAQTAPATDTAKKIVVIAHRGEHLHHPENTLPAFQAAIDAGADYFELDVRTTSDGKFVIMHDNTLDRTTNGTGEVHKHTFDEIRALDAGAKFSPAFAGTKVPTLDEAFDLAQGKINVYVDTKYADPQQLIDTVVKHDMQDHVVIYGNPFFLYEVHKIRPTLKVMPEAISPDLCKFLVRAMQPKVIAFDANDFKDEVIGCAKQANAEIYVDRLGDADNPETWQKAIDSGANGIQTNKPAELADYLRAHHLAAH; translated from the coding sequence ATGCGCCAAACTCTGCTGTCTCTTCTTCTCGCATCCTCCATGGCGACCGGCGTTGCTCTCGCACAGACAGCGCCGGCGACCGACACGGCCAAGAAAATCGTGGTGATCGCCCACCGCGGGGAACATCTTCACCATCCTGAAAACACTCTGCCTGCCTTTCAGGCTGCGATCGATGCTGGCGCCGACTACTTTGAACTAGACGTGCGCACCACCTCGGATGGCAAGTTCGTGATCATGCACGACAACACGCTCGACCGCACCACAAACGGCACAGGCGAAGTTCACAAGCACACCTTCGACGAGATCCGCGCTCTTGATGCCGGAGCGAAGTTCTCCCCGGCCTTTGCCGGAACGAAGGTGCCAACGCTCGATGAGGCTTTTGATCTCGCCCAGGGAAAGATCAACGTCTACGTGGATACGAAATACGCGGATCCGCAGCAGCTCATCGATACCGTCGTTAAGCACGATATGCAGGATCACGTCGTCATCTATGGCAATCCTTTCTTTCTGTATGAGGTGCACAAGATCCGCCCCACGCTGAAAGTGATGCCCGAAGCCATCAGCCCGGATCTCTGCAAGTTCCTGGTGCGGGCCATGCAGCCGAAGGTGATCGCCTTTGACGCCAACGACTTCAAGGATGAAGTGATCGGCTGCGCCAAGCAGGCGAACGCCGAGATCTATGTTGACCGGCTGGGCGACGCCGACAATCCCGAGACCTGGCAGAAGGCAATCGACTCCGGCGCCAATGGCATCCAGACCAACAAACCCGCGGAGCTCGCCGATTATCTGCGAGCGCATCATCTCGCGGCGCACTGA
- a CDS encoding serine/threonine-protein kinase has protein sequence MLRINPSITELAGYLLTPLREDATLTLYRGRRHDNSSPVLVVALVAEQPSTAAIRRLENEYSLSSKLDVAWSARPLEFIRREGRPALVLVDPGGEPLDLILERGQGEELNLSQSLRIAVGLARAVSQVHRHGLIHKDITPKSILVNDAGNVWLTGFGIASQLPRERQPPSPPEMIAGTLAYMAPEQTGRMNRSIDARSDLYSLGVTLYRMFTGRLPFAATDTMEWVHCHIAREPAPPNSICDLPRPLSDIVMRLLAKTAEERYQTAAGLEADLLHCLTEWTMHGRINSFPLRTRDIADRLLIPEKLYGRESEVSTLLEALGRVSTSGAPELVLVSGHAGVGKSAVVNELQNILVTARALFAAGKFEQYKRDIPYATVVQAFHALIRQSLVKGKEEVDRLRSVLLEALGTNGQLIIDLISARNRRCQQACLRYAALHVRPRLSFGAADTGKDERQSVFCYSILHLIVQ, from the coding sequence ATGTTGAGGATAAACCCCTCCATCACCGAACTTGCAGGATACTTGCTGACGCCGTTGCGAGAAGATGCGACCCTGACGCTTTATCGTGGTCGCCGACATGACAATTCGTCGCCGGTTCTGGTGGTTGCGCTCGTTGCGGAACAGCCCTCGACTGCAGCGATCCGCCGATTGGAAAACGAATACTCACTTTCATCGAAACTGGATGTCGCATGGTCGGCACGGCCTCTTGAATTCATTCGTCGAGAGGGGCGGCCAGCCTTGGTCTTGGTAGACCCTGGAGGCGAGCCCCTGGATTTGATTTTGGAAAGGGGACAGGGCGAAGAACTCAATCTTAGCCAGTCACTGCGCATCGCGGTCGGCTTAGCCAGAGCCGTGAGCCAAGTTCATCGGCATGGCCTCATACACAAAGACATTACCCCTAAGAGTATCCTCGTCAACGACGCCGGAAATGTGTGGCTCACCGGATTCGGAATTGCTTCGCAACTTCCGCGCGAACGGCAACCTCCCTCACCACCGGAGATGATCGCCGGCACGCTAGCCTACATGGCTCCCGAACAGACCGGACGCATGAATCGTTCCATCGATGCGCGCAGCGATCTTTACTCTCTGGGTGTCACCCTCTACCGGATGTTTACCGGACGTCTGCCCTTCGCTGCCACTGACACCATGGAATGGGTGCACTGCCACATCGCTCGCGAGCCCGCTCCACCAAACAGCATTTGCGATCTTCCAAGGCCGCTCTCAGACATTGTCATGCGCCTTCTGGCTAAGACTGCAGAGGAGCGCTATCAAACGGCAGCCGGCCTGGAGGCGGATCTTTTGCATTGCCTCACCGAGTGGACGATGCATGGCCGCATTAATTCATTTCCGTTGAGGACACGTGACATCGCGGACCGGCTGCTGATTCCGGAAAAGCTGTACGGGCGAGAGAGCGAGGTAAGCACTCTCCTGGAAGCTTTAGGCCGCGTCTCCACGTCCGGTGCGCCGGAACTCGTTCTCGTCTCCGGGCATGCAGGTGTCGGCAAATCCGCAGTGGTAAATGAGTTGCAAAACATCCTCGTTACGGCGCGAGCACTTTTTGCTGCAGGAAAATTCGAACAGTATAAGCGTGACATACCCTATGCAACGGTGGTCCAGGCCTTCCATGCGCTGATTCGTCAAAGCCTCGTCAAGGGGAAAGAGGAGGTGGACCGTCTGCGAAGCGTCCTGTTAGAGGCGCTGGGGACCAACGGTCAACTCATCATTGACCTCATCTCCGCTAGAAATCGACGATGTCAGCAGGCTTGTCTCCGATACGCTGCATTGCACGTCAGACCACGCTTATCCTTTGGCGCAGCTGATACAGGAAAAGACGAGCGGCAATCCGTTTTTTGCTATTCAATTCTTCATCTCATTGTCCAATGA
- a CDS encoding DeoR/GlpR family DNA-binding transcription regulator, giving the protein MTEIAERNRLESIVQMLRMNTSASIGEIAEAFHVSQMTIRRDIQKLVETGQVIRIPGGARIEHWRGAERSFFERLQKMSPAKRSIGAAASALIRDGESVVLDSGTTTLYVARQLRSRRNVVVFTFSLAVLEELTSAEGIRVELTGGVYRASSHDLIGHAVAKSLLSIFADTVIFGAAAISYTRGVMVHDPDAQIEMLQAGKRKVLVVDSSKIGTEATYRLCGIEECDLILTDNGITPDDLARLRRVTEVLVAD; this is encoded by the coding sequence TTGACTGAGATCGCGGAACGAAACAGGCTCGAATCCATCGTTCAAATGTTAAGAATGAACACCTCTGCCTCTATCGGCGAGATTGCCGAGGCGTTCCATGTTTCGCAGATGACCATCCGGCGCGACATTCAAAAGCTGGTTGAGACAGGGCAGGTGATCCGAATCCCGGGCGGCGCGCGGATCGAACACTGGCGCGGTGCCGAGCGTAGCTTCTTTGAGCGACTGCAGAAGATGTCTCCGGCCAAGCGCAGCATCGGCGCCGCCGCGTCGGCGCTCATCCGCGACGGAGAATCCGTGGTTCTTGACTCGGGTACAACCACGCTCTACGTGGCGCGCCAGCTCCGCAGCCGCAGGAATGTCGTCGTCTTCACTTTCTCGCTGGCGGTGCTCGAAGAGCTGACCTCAGCCGAAGGCATTCGGGTGGAGCTCACCGGCGGCGTCTATCGCGCCAGCAGCCATGACCTGATCGGCCATGCTGTCGCGAAGAGCCTGCTGTCGATCTTCGCGGACACCGTCATCTTTGGCGCTGCCGCGATCTCCTACACGCGCGGCGTCATGGTGCACGATCCCGACGCGCAGATCGAGATGCTGCAGGCGGGCAAGCGCAAGGTGCTGGTGGTCGACAGCAGCAAAATCGGGACCGAGGCGACTTACCGGCTCTGCGGCATCGAAGAGTGCGACCTGATCCTCACCGACAACGGCATCACTCCGGACGATCTGGCCCGGCTGCGGCGGGTCACCGAGGTGCTGGTCGCCGATTAA
- a CDS encoding GNAT family N-acetyltransferase, with translation MIRAMTGVNYFLRQRDEFLVSTDPALLDRSAVYAFLAEARWWTELTPESLARALEHSLCFSLVEGGRQIGFARVITDRVTFAYLCDVFITEPWRGRGLGSWLIRSVLEHPDLICLKRISLITHDAQQFYLGLNFRFSPDCASYMERLR, from the coding sequence GTGATCCGCGCGATGACTGGTGTGAATTACTTTCTTCGTCAGCGGGATGAGTTCCTGGTTTCGACCGATCCGGCCCTGCTCGACCGCAGCGCGGTTTATGCTTTTCTGGCCGAGGCCCGCTGGTGGACCGAGCTGACGCCAGAGTCGCTTGCCCGGGCGCTCGAACACTCGCTCTGCTTCTCGCTCGTCGAGGGCGGTCGGCAGATCGGATTTGCCCGCGTGATCACCGATCGCGTCACCTTCGCCTATCTCTGCGATGTCTTCATCACGGAGCCGTGGCGAGGTCGCGGCCTGGGTTCGTGGCTCATCCGCAGCGTGCTCGAGCACCCCGACCTGATCTGCCTCAAGCGCATCTCGCTGATCACCCACGACGCCCAGCAGTTCTATCTCGGTCTCAACTTTCGCTTTTCTCCCGATTGCGCGAGCTATATGGAGCGGCTGCGTTAA